One genomic region from Thunnus maccoyii chromosome 16, fThuMac1.1, whole genome shotgun sequence encodes:
- the LOC121880826 gene encoding akirin-2-like, with product MACGATLKRTMDFDPLMSPTSPKRRRCIPVSPSSSSSSPRKYLSMEPSPFGESSSRLSAEQILNSIKQEYKRIQKRKHLDGGYQQSECCYSPESPSQSSTMNVSNMPGTSSGGVSPTRKEQPLFTLRQVGMICERLLKEREEKVREEYEETMTSKLAEQYDTFVKFTHDQLMRRFGEQPASYVS from the exons ATGGCGTGTGGAGCCACCCTGAAGAGGACCATGGATTTCGATCCGCTGATGAGTCCTACTTCCCCCAAAAGACGGAGATGCATCCCCGTGTCCCCATCGTCCTCATCCTCATCCCCCAGGAAGTACCTCAGCATGGAGCCCTCGCCATTTGGGGAATCGTCGTCGAGACTCAGTGCAG AACAAATCCTCAACAGCATCAAGCAGGAGTACAAACGCATTCAAAAGAGGAAGCATCTAGATGGAGGCTACCAACAGTCAGAGTGCTGCTATTCTCCAGAGTCCCCATCCCAGTCGTCTACTATGAATGTTTCCAACATGCCAG GGACGTCTTCTGGAGGCGTTTCTCCAACTAGGAAAGAACAGCCATTATTCACCCTCAGACAAGTTGGAATGATCTGTGAACGCCTGCTGAAAGAAAGGGAAGAGAAGGTGCGGGAGGAATACGAGGAGACCATGACTTCAAAATTGGCAG AACAATATGACACCTTTGTGAAGTTCACACACGATCAGCTAATGCGACGATTCGGGGAGCAACCTGCAAGCT aTGTTTCCTGA
- the orc3 gene encoding origin recognition complex subunit 3, protein MSTSSVSKGCFVFKPSAKKKKTSLGLEDYFTQGCEGAENSEVRFRLCHDLWDKIKSDTEVLQDELNRKILDSLLDFTRKCSSTRQHSDWTSQMRASEIPTAALILGVNVPDHDMTFQSLSDLLQQSVTPHVASVQAKECGALKHLMKRVLERLMDTVVAVDDEDEEEAEQTSTPLHKSVHCSLSTLCDWYNTKTKKANTPGKKRSSPDSDEQQQPPVVIIFKDLEAFNPRVLQDFILICSRYIERVPLMFIFGIATSPSTIQHMLPHSVSSLLCIELFQSLSCTQHLATVIDKLILTPQFPFKLNGKVMQVLISIFLYHDFSVRNFIKGVQLALLEHFHSQPLSVLCCKKKEALLNLMQLSHSDLERIRQLPSFRRYVEKQESQEQVNLLKNDTHLKEVCQRLIKDLRKYHKNYYPVLRCLHTLTSSLPRYPLGKQIRELHLICLENNVWENEDYLSALKLLKMLAKDELITLLQRCAEILQPVKSKRMKSAHVQLEDLLTKLKQLDTSATEVAPSAEDIITSPVKDLQKKTDLFQLQKTLLEMNESRRAKKLSPFEILRNEAIEFIDSLVTSHLSPPESQTLNEVCYYSSSASVRRHLNATPRTSIQAALSNPYYFLQNDSLKTEDGTVSSAAPDICITYKLHLECGRLINLYDWLEAYSIVVSAAEGNSPDSDQYGKVDEVKHARFIRAVSELEFLGFIKSTKQKTDHVARLTWGGC, encoded by the exons ATGAGCACTTCGTCAGTTTCAAAG ggctgttttgttttcaagcCAAGcgccaagaagaagaagacctcGCTCGGTTTGG AGGATTATTTCACTCAAGGCTGTGAAGGTGCTGAGAACAGTGAAGTACGATTCAGACTGTGTCATGATCTGTGGGACAAAATTAAATCAGACACAGAG GTTTTACAGGATGAACTCAACAGGAAAATCCTGGACAGCCTGCTGGACTTCACCAGGAAGTGCTCTTCCACTCGCCAACACAGTGACTGGACATCTCAAATGAGGGCCAGCGAGATCCCTACAGCAGCTCTCATACTTG GTGTGAATGTCCCAGACCATGACATGACCTTCCAGAGCCTGTCTGACCTGCTGCAGCAGTCTGTCACTCCTCATGTAGCCTCCGTACAGGCCAAAGAGTGTGGAG CTTTGAAGCATTTGATGAAGAGGGTCTTGGAGAGGTTGATGGATACCGTTGTGGCTgttgatgatgaggatgaggaggaagctGAGCAGACGAGCACTCCGCTCCACAAGAGCGTGCATTGCTCCCTGAGTACACTCTGTGATTGgtacaatacaaaaacaaag AAAGCCAACACTCCTGGAAAAAAGCGCAGTTCTCCAGACAGTGACGAGCAACAGCAGCCTCCCGTTGTAATTATTTTCAAAGATTTGGAGGCTTTCAACCCAAGAGTTCTTCAAGACTTCATACTCATCTGCAG CCGCTACATTGAACGTGTTCCGTTGATGTTCATCTTCGGTATCGCCACATCACCCAGCACCATCCAACACATGCTGCCCCACTCTGTGTCCTCCCTGCTGTGCATAGAGCTCTTCCAGTCTCTGTCCTGCACCCAGCACTTGGCCACAGTCATAGACAAG TTGATCCTGACACCTCAGTTCCCCTTTAAGCTCAATGGTAAGGTGATGCAGGTGCTGATCAGCATCTTCCTCTACCACGATTTCTCAGTGAGAAACTTCATCAAGGGTGTGCAG CTGGCCCTGCTGGAGCACTTTCACTCCCAGCCTCTTAGTGTCCTGTGCTGTAAGAAGAAGGAGGCTCTGCTTAACCTGATGCAGCTCAGCCACAGTGACTTAGAGAGGATCAGGCAGCTGCCATCATTCAGGAG GTATGTAGAGAAGCAAGAATCTCAAGAACAGGTGAACCTGTTGAAGAATGACACTCATTTAAAG gAGGTGTGTCAGAGGCTGATAAAAGACCTTCGCAAATACCACAAGAACTATTATCCGGTCCTGAGGTGTCTCCACACTCTGACCTCATCATTACCTCGGTACCCCCTGGGAAAACAG ATCAGGGAGCTCCATTTAATATGTCTGGAGAATAACGTATGGGAGAATGAGGATTATCTGTCGGCCTTGAAGCTTCTGAA GATGCTGGCTAAAGACGAGCTGATCACTTTGCTCCAGAGGTGTGCAGAGATCCTGCAGCCTGTCAAGTCAAAGAGGATGAAGAGCGCTCATGTCCAGCTGGAAGACCTGCTCACCAAATTGAAGCAGTTGGACA CATCCGCCACTGAAGTCGCCCCCAGTGCTGAAGACATTATCACCTCTCCAGTGAAAGACCTTCAGAAGAAAACCGATCTGTTTCAGCTGCAGAAG ACCCTGCTGGAGATGAACGAGTCTCGGAGAGCCAAGAAACTGAGTCCGTTTGAGATTCTACGAAACGAAGCCATCGAGTTCATCGACAGCTTAGTGAC GAGTCACCTCTCTCCCCCCGAGTCTCAGACGCTGAACGAAGTGTGCTATTACAGTTCCTCTGCCTCTGTGAGACGCCACCTCAACGCTACACCTCGCACCTCCATTCAGGCCGCACTCAGCAATCCCTACTATTTCCTTCAG AACGACAGCTTAAAGACTGAAGATGGGACCGTCTCCAGTGCTGCTCCTGATATTTGCATCACATACAAACTCCATCTGGAGTGTGGCAGGCTGATCAACCTCTACGACTGGCTTGAA gccTATTCCATCGTGGTTTCTGCAGCTGAGGGCAACAGTCCAGATTCTGACCAATATGGGAAAGTGGATGAGGTCAAACA TGCACGTTTCATCCGGGCTGTGTCAGAGCTGGAATTTCTGGGCTTCATCAAGTCCACCAAGCAGAAGACGGACCACGTGGCTCGACTCACTTGGGGAGGCTGCTGA